One part of the Bicyclus anynana chromosome 8, ilBicAnyn1.1, whole genome shotgun sequence genome encodes these proteins:
- the LOC112051970 gene encoding uncharacterized protein LOC112051970: MAKFTQEHHAGKSIKKQNGLTMFASTPLEVSKIETKAPAMFSSLTKLPTPITVKRNTQHPIIKARKLTFDDGEDSDNMDGESKLENSPENLSSVTKVTTVETIKRRRLQRTNLVGKRLFVDKDEQNNVECSTKDTTSNRDISKVLTPLHTPKRDCISKRGMNARRLTFRDAENEDFSPVKLFSNDFLPSEEKLHTPESMDWSSSRVMVLNVGIFIRPIRDNSK, translated from the exons ATGGCAAAGTTCACTCAAGAACATCATGCTGGGAAGTCTATTAAGAAACAAAACG GTTTAACTATGTTCGCATCAACGCCCTTAGAGGTATCTAAGATTGAAACGAAAGCACCGGCCATGTTTTCTTCCCTTACCAAGCTGCCAACACCAATTACAGTTAAAAGAAACACACAACATCCAATCATAAAAGCGAGGAAGTTAACCTTTGATGATGGAGAGGACTCTGATAATATGGACGGAGAAAGTAAACTGGAGAATTCACCAGAAAATTTGTCTTCAGTCACGAAGGTAACTACAGTGGAAACAATTAAAAGACGTCGTCTACAGAGGACAAACCTGGTTGGTAAAAGACTCTTTGTTGATAAGGATGAACAAAACAATGTCGAATGTTCAACCAAAGATACTACTAGCAACAGAGATATTAGCAAAGTTCTGACACCACTGCATACGCCTAAAAGGGATTGCATCTCAAAGAGAGGTATGAATGCAAGAAGATTAACTTTTAGGGATGCAGAAAATGAAGATTTCAGTCCAGTTAAACTTTTTTCGAATGATTTCCTCCCTAGTGAAGAAAAGTTGCATACACCTGAATCCATGGACTGGTCTAGTTCTAGGGTGATGGTGCTAAATGTTGGGATTTTTATACGCCCTATTAGAGACAATTCAAAATGA
- the LOC112051967 gene encoding nitrilase and fragile histidine triad fusion protein NitFhit isoform X2 has translation MARRIAVCQMTSVADKAANMSVVSDLVNSAAKEDVKMVFFPEACDYMCDNKQDTLKSAETILNGETVNFYRQLAMQHNVWMSMGGVHEKDENDPKKMFNTHIIINNKGEIVQTYRKLHLFDVEIPEKNIRLKESDFCTPGSHIVAPVDTPVGKMGLSICYDMRFPELSTALSCMRAEVLTFPSAFTYATGLAHWHIILRARAIENQCYVVAAAQTGHHNAKRRSYGHAICVDPWGEVLADCGDSAPCYKIAEIDSEKLTEVRRNMPVFQHRRPDVYSLYTLSVRNEILPEHSGKASNIQRDQPGNQTPAPACEMNVFGHVQVPETCVFFKSHLTYAFVNLRCVIPGHVLVAPLRLVERNKDLSPEEADDFYKTIILVQNLMETVHKTKSCTVTIQDGPDAGQTVKHLHCHIMPRKKGDFIENDLIYLELAKHDQLKSGHPSKPARSLEEMEKEAATLREELKKIHRNS, from the exons ATGGTATTTTTCCCTGAAGCCTGTGACTATATGTGTGATAATAAACAGGACACATTGAAGTCAGCTGAAACAATACTTAATGGTGAAACAGTAAACTTTTACAGACAATTGGCTATGCAACACAATGTATGGATGTCTATGGGTGGGGTACATGAAAAG GATGAAAATGATCCTAAAAAGATGTTTAATacacatataataataaacaacaagGGGGAAATAGTTCAAACATATAGAAAACTTCATCTTTTTGATGTAGAGATTCCAGAGAAGAACATCAGGCTTAAGGAAAGTGACTTTTGCACCCCCGGCAGCCATATTGTTGCACCCGTTGACACTCCTGTAGGGAAGATGG GTCTCTCAATATGCTACGACATGCGCTTCCCGGAACTGAGCACAGCGCTGAGTTGCATGCGCGCGGAGGTTCTGACCTTCCCATCCGCCTTCACGTATGCCACTGGCTTGGCTCACTGGCATATCATACTGAG GGCGCGTGCGATAGAGAACCAATGCTACGTGGTAGCGGCGGCACAGACCGGGCACCACAATGCTAAAAGGCGCTCCTATGGACACGCGATATGTGTGGACCCCTGGGGCGAAGTCCTAGCCGACTGTGGGGACTCTGCCCCTTGTTACAAAATAGCGGAAATTGATAGCGAAAAGCTAACAGAGGTCAGGAGAAATATGCCCGTGTTTCAACATAGAAG acCAGACGTCTACTCACTCTACACGCTCAGTGTGCGCAACGAAATTCTTCCAGAACATTCTGGCAAAGCATCGAATATCCAAAGGGATCAGCCCGGGAATCAAACCCCAGCACCGGCGTGTGAGATGAATGTTTTCGGCCACGTTCAAGTGCCAGAGACTTGCGTCTTCTTTAAATCGCATTTGACTTATGCGTTTGTTAATCTAAG ATGTGTGATACCGGGCCACGTGCTGGTTGCTCCGCTGCGGCTGGTGGAGAGGAACAAAGACTTGTCGCCTGAGGAGGCGGACGACTTCTACAAAACCATCATACTCGTACAAAAT CTGATGGAAACTGTGCATAAGACAAAATCGTGTACAGTCACCATACAAGACGGACCCGATGCCGGACAAACTGTCAAG CATTTACACTGTCACATAATGCCGAGGAAAAAAggggatttcatagaaaacgaTTTGATATATTTGGAGCTGGCCAAGCACGATCA GTTGAAGTCAGGACACCCTTCGAAGCCTGCAAGATCTTTAGAGGAGATGGAGAAAGAAGCGGCTACACTTAGAGAAGAGTTGAAGAAGATTCATCGAAATAGTTAA